The proteins below come from a single Falco rusticolus isolate bFalRus1 chromosome 18, bFalRus1.pri, whole genome shotgun sequence genomic window:
- the ZWINT gene encoding ZW10 interactor isoform X6 gives MCPWGGGPRVPATLAALEAALALEEENSDIPARVLVEHLVDTRRKQKLLLTQLRVLCQLLGVIESPGPHLAPLAPCEAGALAQARERWRELKAECEEVLGGALPSALTRLRKGQCLLQRLQGALEARLQQKEELEAELREALERREQLRGRVAEQRQERLSRQEALRHCQEAALRAEASCRLYRMLTGGAGGCPPPRGAPVMERPPPAHHLHHSPQGAPLPAAPPSD, from the exons GACGCTGGCGGCACTCGAGGCCGCCTTGGCCTTGGAGGAGGAGAACAGCGACATCCCGGCCCGTGTCCTGGTTGAGCATCTTGTG GACACCCGTCggaagcagaagctgctgctcacacagctgcgggtgctgtgccagctgctgggtgTGATCGAGAGTCCCGGCCCCCACCTGGCCCCCTTGGCCCCCT GTGAGGCGGGGGCACTGGCTCAGGCACGGGAGCGCTGGCGGGAGCTGAAGGCGGAGTgtgaggaggtgctggggggggcactGCCCTCTGCCCTCACCCGCCTGCGGAAGGGCCAGTGCCTGCTTCAGCGCCTGCAGGGGGCGCTAGAGGCCCGCCTGCAGCAG aaggaggagctggaggcagagctgcgTGAGGCGCTGGAAAGGCGAGAGCAG CTGCGGGGGCGCGTGGCGGAGCAGCGGCAGGAGCGGCTCAGCCGGCAGGAGGCGCTGCGGCACTGCCAGGAGGCGGCCCTGAG GGCCGAGGCCAGCTGCCGCCTGTACCGGATGCTGacggggggggctgggggctgccccccgccccggggggcCCCTGTGATGGAgcgcccccccccagcccatcaCCTGCACCACAGCCCCCAGGGGGCGCCTCTGCCTGCCG CCCCCCCTAGTGACTga
- the ZWINT gene encoding ZW10 interactor isoform X5, which produces MVEAGGLRRARRTLAALEAALALEEENSDIPARVLVEHLVDTRRKQKLLLTQLRVLCQLLGVIESPGPHLAPLAPCEAGALAQARERWRELKAECEEVLGGALPSALTRLRKGQCLLQRLQGALEARLQQKEELEAELREALERREQLRGRVAEQRQERLSRQEALRHCQEAALRAEASCRLYRMLTGGAGGCPPPRGAPVMERPPPAHHLHHSPQGAPLPAAPPSD; this is translated from the exons GACGCTGGCGGCACTCGAGGCCGCCTTGGCCTTGGAGGAGGAGAACAGCGACATCCCGGCCCGTGTCCTGGTTGAGCATCTTGTG GACACCCGTCggaagcagaagctgctgctcacacagctgcgggtgctgtgccagctgctgggtgTGATCGAGAGTCCCGGCCCCCACCTGGCCCCCTTGGCCCCCT GTGAGGCGGGGGCACTGGCTCAGGCACGGGAGCGCTGGCGGGAGCTGAAGGCGGAGTgtgaggaggtgctggggggggcactGCCCTCTGCCCTCACCCGCCTGCGGAAGGGCCAGTGCCTGCTTCAGCGCCTGCAGGGGGCGCTAGAGGCCCGCCTGCAGCAG aaggaggagctggaggcagagctgcgTGAGGCGCTGGAAAGGCGAGAGCAG CTGCGGGGGCGCGTGGCGGAGCAGCGGCAGGAGCGGCTCAGCCGGCAGGAGGCGCTGCGGCACTGCCAGGAGGCGGCCCTGAG GGCCGAGGCCAGCTGCCGCCTGTACCGGATGCTGacggggggggctgggggctgccccccgccccggggggcCCCTGTGATGGAgcgcccccccccagcccatcaCCTGCACCACAGCCCCCAGGGGGCGCCTCTGCCTGCCG CCCCCCCTAGTGACTga